A section of the Citrus sinensis cultivar Valencia sweet orange chromosome 8, DVS_A1.0, whole genome shotgun sequence genome encodes:
- the LOC102617994 gene encoding inactive leucine-rich repeat receptor-like protein kinase CORYNE isoform X2 codes for MNSNSKPTEFKNGVKKIILSIALGVVTGLIGAILFACFVRCFVGYMNQTPIIKGPVIFSPKIDPKTLQAALANENRLLGSSPDGKYYRTVLDNGLTVAVRRVEAFESGSPEKQNKPVKRRIQQELEVLASLRHRNLMSLRAYVPESSRFYLVYDYLQTGSLEDAMDRIRENQLQLGWEVRLRIAVGVIKGLQYLHFTCNPQILHYNLKPTNVMLDAEFTPRLADFGLAKLMPGSLIATSAYSAPECFQNRSYTDKSDIFSFGMILAVLLTGRDPTAPFFAEAASGGSLGRWLRHLQHAGEAREALDRSILGEEVEEDEMLMAVRIAVVCLSDSPADRPSSDELVPMLTQLHSF; via the exons ATGAATTCTAATTCTAAGCCAACAGAATTCAAGAATGgggttaaaaaaatcattctcaGTATTGCATTAGGAGTGGTTACTGGGTTGATTGGAGCCATTCTTTTTGCTTGTTTTGTCCGGTGCTTTGTAGGTTACATGAACCAAACCCCAATTATTAAAGGGCCTGTAATATTTTCGCCTAAAATCGATCCCAAGACTCTCCAGGCAGCTCTAGCAAATGAAAACCGGCTGCTAGGCTCGAGCCCAGATGGAAAGTACTATAGAACAGTTCTGGATAATGGGCTCACAGTTGCTGTCAGGAGAGTTGAAGCTTTTGAGAGCGGTTCACCTGAGAAACAGAACAAGCCGGTGAAGAGACGAATACAACAAGAGCTGGAAGTTCTTGCTAGCTTGAGACACAGGAATTTAATGAGTCTGCGGGCTTATGTTCCTGAATCCAGTAGGTTCTATTTGGTTTATGATTATCTGCAAACTGGGAGTCTTGAGGATGCAATGGACAGAATTAGGGAGAATCAATTGCAGCTGGGATGGGAAGTTAGGCTTAGGATTGCAGTTGGTGTGATAAAGGGGCTTCAGTATCTTCATTTTACTTGCAATCCTCAGATTCTGCATTATAACTTGAAGCCTACAAATGTGATGTTGGATGCTGAATTTACACCTCGATTGGCTGATTTTGGATTAGCAAAGCTCATGCCTGGTTCACTAATAGCAACTTCTGCCTACAGTGCTCCGGAATGTTTCCAAAATCGCAG cTATACAGATAAGAGCGACATCTTCAGCTTTGGGATGATATTGGCTGTTCTATTAACTGGTAGAGACCCCACTGCTCCATTCTTTGCAGAAGCAGCCAGCGGGGGGAGTTTGGGACGGTGGCTTCGGCATTTGCAACATGCGGGAGAGGCACGAGAAGCACTAGATAGAAGTATTCTTGGAGAAGAAGTAGAGGAAGACGAAATGTTGATGGCAGTCAGGATTGCTGTTGTCTGCCTATCTGATTCGCCTGCAGATAGGCCTTCCAGTGATGAGCTTGTTCCCATGCTGACCCAACTGCATAgcttttga
- the LOC102617230 gene encoding uncharacterized protein LOC102617230 isoform X1 — protein MIESFFDGNQVEILETHVDPITLLSGPPCCGKTSLLFQFAYNCASQSNANVVFMCNRSRLQSKRPYLSQSIDPSSHVFKLIQMKYVEDDEEIKKYFAAFHLHDKIPTAVVVDDFGDLFDDRTCQERYTNPRGRDLAMVRTLALCYNAITHANKKSPCKLLLSDTHLGNSTRLLYIYKRWISSIFTVKGDGPGSFLLRNKNYSRSCGLGKTRIAKYSIALKDLVFEGITDDNEQ, from the exons ATGATAGAAAGCTTCTTCGACGGAAACCAAGTAGAAATCCTTGAGACCCACGTTGACCCAATTACTCTTCTATCTGGCCCTCCTTGCTG TGGGAAGACTTCACTTCTATTCCAGTTTGCATACAACTGCGCATCACAAAGCAATGCCAATGTTGTTTTCATGTGTAACCGCAGCAGACTTCAAAGCAAACGCCCTTATCTTTCTCAATCCATTGATCCCTCATCCCATGTTTTTAAGCTTATACAAATGAA ATATGtggaagatgatgaagaaatcaaaAAGTACTTTGCCGCATTTCACCTGCACGATAAAATTCCTACTGCAGTTGTTGTGGACGATTTTGGGGATTTATTTGATGacag GACCTGCCAAGAAAGATATACTAATCCTCGTGGAAGAGACTTGGCAATGGTTCGGACGCTAGCGTTATGTTATAACGCAATTACTCATGCGAA TAAGAAATCACCTTGCAAGCTTCTGTTATCTGATACGCATCTCGGGAACTCCACAAGATTGCTATACATCTATAAGAGATGGATTTCAAGCATCTTTACAGTGAAAG GTGATGGCCCCGGATCATTCCTCTtgagaaataaaaactatTCAAGAAGTTGCGGCTTAGGGAAAACAAGAATTGCAAAGTACTCCATAGCTCTTAAAGATCTTGTTTTTGAAGGCATCACTGACGACAATGAACAATGA
- the LOC102617994 gene encoding inactive leucine-rich repeat receptor-like protein kinase CORYNE isoform X1 encodes MGSKTSSTMLLLLMIFWFQCTTVQCQEKMNSNSKPTEFKNGVKKIILSIALGVVTGLIGAILFACFVRCFVGYMNQTPIIKGPVIFSPKIDPKTLQAALANENRLLGSSPDGKYYRTVLDNGLTVAVRRVEAFESGSPEKQNKPVKRRIQQELEVLASLRHRNLMSLRAYVPESSRFYLVYDYLQTGSLEDAMDRIRENQLQLGWEVRLRIAVGVIKGLQYLHFTCNPQILHYNLKPTNVMLDAEFTPRLADFGLAKLMPGSLIATSAYSAPECFQNRSYTDKSDIFSFGMILAVLLTGRDPTAPFFAEAASGGSLGRWLRHLQHAGEAREALDRSILGEEVEEDEMLMAVRIAVVCLSDSPADRPSSDELVPMLTQLHSF; translated from the exons ATGGGCAGTAAAACTTCTTCAACtatgcttttgcttttgatgattttttggTTTCAGTGCACAACTGTGCAGTGCCAAGAGAAAATGAATTCTAATTCTAAGCCAACAGAATTCAAGAATGgggttaaaaaaatcattctcaGTATTGCATTAGGAGTGGTTACTGGGTTGATTGGAGCCATTCTTTTTGCTTGTTTTGTCCGGTGCTTTGTAGGTTACATGAACCAAACCCCAATTATTAAAGGGCCTGTAATATTTTCGCCTAAAATCGATCCCAAGACTCTCCAGGCAGCTCTAGCAAATGAAAACCGGCTGCTAGGCTCGAGCCCAGATGGAAAGTACTATAGAACAGTTCTGGATAATGGGCTCACAGTTGCTGTCAGGAGAGTTGAAGCTTTTGAGAGCGGTTCACCTGAGAAACAGAACAAGCCGGTGAAGAGACGAATACAACAAGAGCTGGAAGTTCTTGCTAGCTTGAGACACAGGAATTTAATGAGTCTGCGGGCTTATGTTCCTGAATCCAGTAGGTTCTATTTGGTTTATGATTATCTGCAAACTGGGAGTCTTGAGGATGCAATGGACAGAATTAGGGAGAATCAATTGCAGCTGGGATGGGAAGTTAGGCTTAGGATTGCAGTTGGTGTGATAAAGGGGCTTCAGTATCTTCATTTTACTTGCAATCCTCAGATTCTGCATTATAACTTGAAGCCTACAAATGTGATGTTGGATGCTGAATTTACACCTCGATTGGCTGATTTTGGATTAGCAAAGCTCATGCCTGGTTCACTAATAGCAACTTCTGCCTACAGTGCTCCGGAATGTTTCCAAAATCGCAG cTATACAGATAAGAGCGACATCTTCAGCTTTGGGATGATATTGGCTGTTCTATTAACTGGTAGAGACCCCACTGCTCCATTCTTTGCAGAAGCAGCCAGCGGGGGGAGTTTGGGACGGTGGCTTCGGCATTTGCAACATGCGGGAGAGGCACGAGAAGCACTAGATAGAAGTATTCTTGGAGAAGAAGTAGAGGAAGACGAAATGTTGATGGCAGTCAGGATTGCTGTTGTCTGCCTATCTGATTCGCCTGCAGATAGGCCTTCCAGTGATGAGCTTGTTCCCATGCTGACCCAACTGCATAgcttttga
- the LOC102617713 gene encoding light-regulated protein, chloroplastic isoform X2: MQTTLSFSPSMFSILAPTKAFVFPGRSMSRLHVHTRCLSIETATVACDASTVDYSSMTSVFPAEACETIGGEACNVEMYPEVKLQAGVKCNKATIAAELMDREYMEYDSSKTGL, encoded by the exons ATGCAGACAACTTTAAGCTTTTCACCGTCAATGTTCTCCATTTTGGCACCCACAAAAGCCTTTGTTTTTCCTGGCAGATCAATGTCAAGGCTGCATGTTCATACTCGATGTCTCTCTATCGAAACAGCTACAGTAGCATGTGATGCTTCAACAGTTGATTATAGCTCTATGACCTC TGTGTTTCCAGCTGAAGCTTGCGAGACAATTGGAGGTGAAGCTTGTAATGTTGAGATGTACCCTGAAGTCAAGCTCCAAGCTGGGGTTAAGTGCAACAAGGCCACGATTGCTGCAGAGCTGATGGATAGAGAATATATGGAATACGATAGTTCGAAAAC AGGCTTGTGA
- the LOC102617994 gene encoding inactive leucine-rich repeat receptor-like protein kinase CORYNE isoform X5 has translation MGSKTSSTMLLLLMIFWFQCTTVQCQEKMNSNSKPTEFKNGVKKIILSIALGVVTGLIGAILFACFVRCFVGYMNQTPIIKGPVIFSPKIDPKTLQAALANENRLLGSSPDGKYYRTVLDNGLTVAVRRVEAFESGSPEKQNKPVKRRIQQELEVLASLRHRNLMSLRAYVPESSRFYLVYDYLQTGSLEDAMDRIRENQLQLGWEVRLRIAVGVIKGLQYLHFTCNPQILHYNLKPTNVMLDAEFTPRLADFGLAKLMPGSLIATSAYSAPECFQNRRSSQRGEFGTVASAFATCGRGTRSTR, from the exons ATGGGCAGTAAAACTTCTTCAACtatgcttttgcttttgatgattttttggTTTCAGTGCACAACTGTGCAGTGCCAAGAGAAAATGAATTCTAATTCTAAGCCAACAGAATTCAAGAATGgggttaaaaaaatcattctcaGTATTGCATTAGGAGTGGTTACTGGGTTGATTGGAGCCATTCTTTTTGCTTGTTTTGTCCGGTGCTTTGTAGGTTACATGAACCAAACCCCAATTATTAAAGGGCCTGTAATATTTTCGCCTAAAATCGATCCCAAGACTCTCCAGGCAGCTCTAGCAAATGAAAACCGGCTGCTAGGCTCGAGCCCAGATGGAAAGTACTATAGAACAGTTCTGGATAATGGGCTCACAGTTGCTGTCAGGAGAGTTGAAGCTTTTGAGAGCGGTTCACCTGAGAAACAGAACAAGCCGGTGAAGAGACGAATACAACAAGAGCTGGAAGTTCTTGCTAGCTTGAGACACAGGAATTTAATGAGTCTGCGGGCTTATGTTCCTGAATCCAGTAGGTTCTATTTGGTTTATGATTATCTGCAAACTGGGAGTCTTGAGGATGCAATGGACAGAATTAGGGAGAATCAATTGCAGCTGGGATGGGAAGTTAGGCTTAGGATTGCAGTTGGTGTGATAAAGGGGCTTCAGTATCTTCATTTTACTTGCAATCCTCAGATTCTGCATTATAACTTGAAGCCTACAAATGTGATGTTGGATGCTGAATTTACACCTCGATTGGCTGATTTTGGATTAGCAAAGCTCATGCCTGGTTCACTAATAGCAACTTCTGCCTACAGTGCTCCGGAATGTTTCCAAAATCGCAG AAGCAGCCAGCGGGGGGAGTTTGGGACGGTGGCTTCGGCATTTGCAACATGCGGGAGAGGCACGAGAAGCACTAGATAG
- the LOC102617994 gene encoding inactive leucine-rich repeat receptor-like protein kinase CORYNE isoform X3 — protein sequence MKLKSPFFLLGGKLNKLKLIFQVGLSFEGYMNQTPIIKGPVIFSPKIDPKTLQAALANENRLLGSSPDGKYYRTVLDNGLTVAVRRVEAFESGSPEKQNKPVKRRIQQELEVLASLRHRNLMSLRAYVPESSRFYLVYDYLQTGSLEDAMDRIRENQLQLGWEVRLRIAVGVIKGLQYLHFTCNPQILHYNLKPTNVMLDAEFTPRLADFGLAKLMPGSLIATSAYSAPECFQNRSYTDKSDIFSFGMILAVLLTGRDPTAPFFAEAASGGSLGRWLRHLQHAGEAREALDRSILGEEVEEDEMLMAVRIAVVCLSDSPADRPSSDELVPMLTQLHSF from the exons ATGAAGCTAAAAAGTCCATTTTTCTTGTTGGG AGGGAAGCTGAATAAACTGAAGCTTATTTTTCAAGTGGGTTTGAGCTTTGAAG GTTACATGAACCAAACCCCAATTATTAAAGGGCCTGTAATATTTTCGCCTAAAATCGATCCCAAGACTCTCCAGGCAGCTCTAGCAAATGAAAACCGGCTGCTAGGCTCGAGCCCAGATGGAAAGTACTATAGAACAGTTCTGGATAATGGGCTCACAGTTGCTGTCAGGAGAGTTGAAGCTTTTGAGAGCGGTTCACCTGAGAAACAGAACAAGCCGGTGAAGAGACGAATACAACAAGAGCTGGAAGTTCTTGCTAGCTTGAGACACAGGAATTTAATGAGTCTGCGGGCTTATGTTCCTGAATCCAGTAGGTTCTATTTGGTTTATGATTATCTGCAAACTGGGAGTCTTGAGGATGCAATGGACAGAATTAGGGAGAATCAATTGCAGCTGGGATGGGAAGTTAGGCTTAGGATTGCAGTTGGTGTGATAAAGGGGCTTCAGTATCTTCATTTTACTTGCAATCCTCAGATTCTGCATTATAACTTGAAGCCTACAAATGTGATGTTGGATGCTGAATTTACACCTCGATTGGCTGATTTTGGATTAGCAAAGCTCATGCCTGGTTCACTAATAGCAACTTCTGCCTACAGTGCTCCGGAATGTTTCCAAAATCGCAG cTATACAGATAAGAGCGACATCTTCAGCTTTGGGATGATATTGGCTGTTCTATTAACTGGTAGAGACCCCACTGCTCCATTCTTTGCAGAAGCAGCCAGCGGGGGGAGTTTGGGACGGTGGCTTCGGCATTTGCAACATGCGGGAGAGGCACGAGAAGCACTAGATAGAAGTATTCTTGGAGAAGAAGTAGAGGAAGACGAAATGTTGATGGCAGTCAGGATTGCTGTTGTCTGCCTATCTGATTCGCCTGCAGATAGGCCTTCCAGTGATGAGCTTGTTCCCATGCTGACCCAACTGCATAgcttttga
- the LOC102617713 gene encoding light-regulated protein, chloroplastic isoform X1, whose protein sequence is MQTTLSFSPSMFSILAPTKAFVFPGRSMSRLHVHTRCLSIETATVACDASTVDYSSMTSVFPAEACETIGGEACNVEMYPEVKLQAGVKCNKATIAAELMDREYMEYDSSKTVNLAEACDDLGGEFCEAEYQTGVY, encoded by the exons ATGCAGACAACTTTAAGCTTTTCACCGTCAATGTTCTCCATTTTGGCACCCACAAAAGCCTTTGTTTTTCCTGGCAGATCAATGTCAAGGCTGCATGTTCATACTCGATGTCTCTCTATCGAAACAGCTACAGTAGCATGTGATGCTTCAACAGTTGATTATAGCTCTATGACCTC TGTGTTTCCAGCTGAAGCTTGCGAGACAATTGGAGGTGAAGCTTGTAATGTTGAGATGTACCCTGAAGTCAAGCTCCAAGCTGGGGTTAAGTGCAACAAGGCCACGATTGCTGCAGAGCTGATGGATAGAGAATATATGGAATACGATAGTTCGAAAAC AGTGAATTTGGCAGAGGCTTGTGACGATCTTGGAGGAGAATTCTGCGAGGCTGAGTATCAGACAGGAGTCTACTAG
- the LOC102617230 gene encoding uncharacterized protein LOC102617230 isoform X2 has protein sequence MIESFFDGNQVEILETHVDPITLLSGPPCCGKTSLLFQFAYNCASQSNANVVFMCNRSRLQSKRPYLSQSIDPSSHVFKLIQMKYVEDDEEIKKYFAAFHLHDKIPTAVVVDDFGDLFDDRTCQERYTNPRGRDLAMVRTLALCYNAITHANKKSPCKLLLSDTHLGNSTRLLYIYKRWISSIFTVKDWVFVFKVMAPDHSS, from the exons ATGATAGAAAGCTTCTTCGACGGAAACCAAGTAGAAATCCTTGAGACCCACGTTGACCCAATTACTCTTCTATCTGGCCCTCCTTGCTG TGGGAAGACTTCACTTCTATTCCAGTTTGCATACAACTGCGCATCACAAAGCAATGCCAATGTTGTTTTCATGTGTAACCGCAGCAGACTTCAAAGCAAACGCCCTTATCTTTCTCAATCCATTGATCCCTCATCCCATGTTTTTAAGCTTATACAAATGAA ATATGtggaagatgatgaagaaatcaaaAAGTACTTTGCCGCATTTCACCTGCACGATAAAATTCCTACTGCAGTTGTTGTGGACGATTTTGGGGATTTATTTGATGacag GACCTGCCAAGAAAGATATACTAATCCTCGTGGAAGAGACTTGGCAATGGTTCGGACGCTAGCGTTATGTTATAACGCAATTACTCATGCGAA TAAGAAATCACCTTGCAAGCTTCTGTTATCTGATACGCATCTCGGGAACTCCACAAGATTGCTATACATCTATAAGAGATGGATTTCAAGCATCTTTACAGTGAAAG ATTGGGTGTTTGTGTTTAAGGTGATGGCCCCGGATCATTCCTCTtga
- the LOC102617994 gene encoding inactive leucine-rich repeat receptor-like protein kinase CORYNE isoform X4 has translation MNQTPIIKGPVIFSPKIDPKTLQAALANENRLLGSSPDGKYYRTVLDNGLTVAVRRVEAFESGSPEKQNKPVKRRIQQELEVLASLRHRNLMSLRAYVPESSRFYLVYDYLQTGSLEDAMDRIRENQLQLGWEVRLRIAVGVIKGLQYLHFTCNPQILHYNLKPTNVMLDAEFTPRLADFGLAKLMPGSLIATSAYSAPECFQNRSYTDKSDIFSFGMILAVLLTGRDPTAPFFAEAASGGSLGRWLRHLQHAGEAREALDRSILGEEVEEDEMLMAVRIAVVCLSDSPADRPSSDELVPMLTQLHSF, from the exons ATGAACCAAACCCCAATTATTAAAGGGCCTGTAATATTTTCGCCTAAAATCGATCCCAAGACTCTCCAGGCAGCTCTAGCAAATGAAAACCGGCTGCTAGGCTCGAGCCCAGATGGAAAGTACTATAGAACAGTTCTGGATAATGGGCTCACAGTTGCTGTCAGGAGAGTTGAAGCTTTTGAGAGCGGTTCACCTGAGAAACAGAACAAGCCGGTGAAGAGACGAATACAACAAGAGCTGGAAGTTCTTGCTAGCTTGAGACACAGGAATTTAATGAGTCTGCGGGCTTATGTTCCTGAATCCAGTAGGTTCTATTTGGTTTATGATTATCTGCAAACTGGGAGTCTTGAGGATGCAATGGACAGAATTAGGGAGAATCAATTGCAGCTGGGATGGGAAGTTAGGCTTAGGATTGCAGTTGGTGTGATAAAGGGGCTTCAGTATCTTCATTTTACTTGCAATCCTCAGATTCTGCATTATAACTTGAAGCCTACAAATGTGATGTTGGATGCTGAATTTACACCTCGATTGGCTGATTTTGGATTAGCAAAGCTCATGCCTGGTTCACTAATAGCAACTTCTGCCTACAGTGCTCCGGAATGTTTCCAAAATCGCAG cTATACAGATAAGAGCGACATCTTCAGCTTTGGGATGATATTGGCTGTTCTATTAACTGGTAGAGACCCCACTGCTCCATTCTTTGCAGAAGCAGCCAGCGGGGGGAGTTTGGGACGGTGGCTTCGGCATTTGCAACATGCGGGAGAGGCACGAGAAGCACTAGATAGAAGTATTCTTGGAGAAGAAGTAGAGGAAGACGAAATGTTGATGGCAGTCAGGATTGCTGTTGTCTGCCTATCTGATTCGCCTGCAGATAGGCCTTCCAGTGATGAGCTTGTTCCCATGCTGACCCAACTGCATAgcttttga